Proteins co-encoded in one Coregonus clupeaformis isolate EN_2021a chromosome 5, ASM2061545v1, whole genome shotgun sequence genomic window:
- the LOC121566992 gene encoding microtubule-associated tumor suppressor candidate 2: MSLTLPLYASSVSRWEILHQDKEELERRFERELEGLRAQQQSELARLEERLRQYHSLEVQRLEDQQQEQMQRLQTQQLEQMEEVTENHEAALTEMENNHNDTLVTLKEEHARTVKNLKMAHEQQRKSLEEDFEKLRLSLQDQVDTLTFQNRSLRDRAKRFEEALCRSTDEQIVDALAPYQHIEEDLKSLKEVLLMKNQQIHEQDVKISELERMAQKNVFLEERVQMLQQQNEDLRARIDRNLALSRQLSEENANLQESMEKESNEKKRLSRNNEELLWRLQSPHMSPTGSPIHRASNTSSPSHHRSSAGPGSPARPHSYHQ; the protein is encoded by the exons ATGAGTTTGACACTCCCGCTGTATG CCTCAAGTGTGTCGCGGTGGGAGATTCTGCACCAGGACAAGGAGGAGTTGGAGCGGAGGTTTGAGCGGGAGCTGGAGGGTCTGCGTGCCCAGCAGCAGAGTGAGCTGGCCAGGCTGGAGGAGAGACTGAGGCAGTATCACAGCCTGGAGGTGCAACGCCTGGAGGACCAACAACAGGAGCAGATGCAGAGACTGCAGACACAGCAGCTGGAGCAG ATGGAGGAGGTCACAGAGAATCATGAGGCGGCCCTGACTGAGATGGAGAACAACCACAACGACACgctggtcactctgaaagaggaGCATGCCAGGACTGTCAAAA ACCTGAAGATGGCCCATGAGCAGCAGAGGAAGTCACTGGAGGAGGACTTTGAGAAGCTCAGACTGTCCCTGCAG GACCAGGTGGACACGCTGACGTTTCAGAACCGCAGCCTGAGAGACCGAGCCAAGCGCTTTGAGGAGGCTCTATGCAGGAGCACCGACGAACAGATAGTG GATGCTCTGGCTCCGTACCAGCACATTGAGGAGGATCTGAAGAGCTTGAAGGAAGTTCTGTTAATGAAGAACCAACAGATCCACGAACAGGACGTTAAGATCTCGGAGCTGGAGAGAATG GCCCAAAAGAACGTGTTCCTGGAGGAGAGAGTACAGATGTTACAGCAGCAGAATGAAGACCTGAGGGCCAGGATAGACAGGAACCTAGCCTTGTCCAg ACAACTCTCGGAAGAGAACGCCAACCTCCAGGAGTCAATGGAGAAGGAGAGCAATGAGAAGAAACGTTTGAGTCGGAACAACGAGGAGCTGCTGTGGCGTCTGCAGAGCCCCCACATGTCCCCCACCGGCTCCCCCATCCACCGAGCCTCCAACACCTCCTCCCCCAGTCACCACCGTTCCTCCGCTGGCCCGGGGTCACCCGCACGACCGCACTCCTACCACCAATGA